From Bacteroidota bacterium, the proteins below share one genomic window:
- a CDS encoding GWxTD domain-containing protein, with protein MLLPDYKPAHGYGIRSLFLLLFLLLGGCFSPGELANRNMAGNYRPMDGQSLSAEVTIRQVNDSLARVLIRIKPDEYLYVRQEDNRYLATVGIHLQLVESYDVPTRYDSAVARYTMDMTEKGKARIFEVELPVHRKGTILLETVITDEGKGASATFFIPFAHLTAQSRQCFWATLPDGTPFFRDHVKANDSLRIYYQDTSTGFLWCHYYKKDFPLANPPFSFDAREPFDYHADSVFRYDLQEHPVLTLNRRGFYHFRIDTTRKEGFTIFRFGEDHPQVSDVDQMLEALRYLTTRKEYEELKSNPHPRQTVDGFWIERGGNEERTRMLIRKYYTRVQDANRFFSSYTEGWRTDRGMIYVVLGVPNTIYRSAQSETWIYGTVNNPVSINFFFTKVDNPFTENDYALSRSPIYETSWFRAVDVWRSGRVYNNMY; from the coding sequence ATGCTGCTCCCTGACTATAAGCCTGCACACGGGTACGGGATACGAAGCCTGTTCCTCCTGCTGTTCTTACTGCTGGGTGGGTGTTTCAGTCCCGGCGAACTTGCCAACCGCAACATGGCCGGTAATTATCGGCCAATGGACGGGCAATCCTTATCGGCTGAAGTGACGATCCGTCAAGTCAATGATTCCCTGGCACGTGTACTGATCCGAATCAAACCGGACGAGTACCTCTACGTGCGTCAGGAGGACAATCGATACCTCGCCACGGTTGGCATCCACTTGCAACTGGTCGAAAGCTACGACGTTCCGACTCGCTATGATAGCGCCGTCGCGCGTTATACGATGGACATGACGGAGAAAGGGAAGGCAAGGATTTTCGAAGTGGAACTGCCGGTACACCGGAAGGGTACCATCCTCCTGGAAACCGTGATCACCGATGAAGGCAAGGGCGCTTCCGCAACTTTTTTCATACCGTTTGCTCACCTTACCGCGCAATCCCGCCAGTGCTTCTGGGCTACCTTGCCGGATGGAACGCCGTTCTTTCGTGATCATGTGAAAGCCAACGACAGCTTGCGGATCTATTATCAGGACACGTCGACGGGCTTCCTTTGGTGTCATTACTACAAAAAGGATTTTCCGCTGGCCAACCCGCCGTTTTCATTTGATGCGCGTGAGCCCTTCGACTATCATGCGGATTCCGTCTTCCGATACGATTTGCAGGAGCATCCTGTTCTGACGTTGAATCGACGGGGATTTTATCATTTCCGGATCGATACCACGCGAAAGGAAGGTTTCACGATTTTTCGCTTCGGGGAGGATCATCCACAGGTCTCCGATGTCGACCAGATGCTGGAAGCATTGCGCTACCTGACGACCAGAAAAGAGTATGAGGAACTGAAGTCGAACCCGCATCCACGACAGACAGTGGATGGATTTTGGATAGAGCGGGGCGGCAATGAAGAACGGACACGTATGCTGATCCGGAAGTATTACACCCGGGTACAGGATGCGAATCGCTTTTTTTCCAGTTACACGGAAGGGTGGAGAACCGATCGTGGGATGATTTATGTCGTTCTCGGGGTGCCGAATACCATCTACCGCAGTGCGCAAAGTGAGACCTGGATTTATGGTACCGTCAACAACCCGGTATCTATCAATTTCTTCTTCACAAAAGTGGACAATCCCTTTACCGAAAACGACTACGCCCTTTCAAGGTCGCCGATCTATGAAACCAGTTGGTTCAGGGCGGTGGATGTCTGGCGTTCGGGGAGGGTCTATAACAATATGTACTGA
- the rlmB gene encoding 23S rRNA (guanosine(2251)-2'-O)-methyltransferase RlmB: MSREFNREDRKRPSQDDEQMIYGIHPVLEALNAGKEFDRVFIHHGARGDGIQQVRRMLREKQIAFQEVPVEKLNRLTLKNHQDIIAFISPISYQPLEEVVTRVFEQGMTPLVLLLDRITDVRNFGAIARTAECAGVHALVIPKRGAAAVSADAIRTSAGALHNLPVCRVDHLRDAVHLLKECGLKVFAASEKGKTFHFNADFSQPAAIIMGSEEDGVSSDLLKVCDQWLRIPMTGKVSSLNVSVAAGVLIFEALRQRMSGAGESV, translated from the coding sequence ATGAGCAGGGAATTTAACCGGGAAGACCGGAAGCGTCCATCACAGGATGACGAGCAGATGATCTACGGGATCCACCCGGTCCTGGAAGCGTTGAATGCCGGTAAGGAGTTTGATCGGGTATTCATTCACCACGGCGCGCGGGGTGACGGCATTCAGCAGGTGAGGAGAATGTTGCGGGAGAAGCAGATCGCGTTTCAGGAGGTGCCGGTCGAGAAGTTGAACCGGCTGACACTTAAGAACCACCAGGATATCATCGCGTTCATTTCACCTATCTCGTATCAACCCCTGGAGGAAGTGGTCACGCGGGTCTTTGAGCAGGGGATGACGCCACTCGTACTGTTGCTGGATCGCATTACCGATGTGCGTAATTTCGGTGCGATTGCCCGTACAGCTGAATGCGCGGGTGTTCACGCGCTGGTCATTCCCAAGCGCGGAGCCGCCGCGGTTTCGGCGGACGCGATCCGCACCTCGGCAGGCGCGCTGCACAACCTTCCGGTTTGTCGTGTCGACCATTTGCGCGATGCCGTCCATTTGCTCAAGGAGTGTGGACTCAAGGTTTTCGCGGCCAGTGAGAAGGGCAAGACCTTTCATTTCAATGCTGACTTTTCCCAGCCGGCGGCCATCATCATGGGTTCGGAAGAGGATGGCGTTTCCTCCGATCTGCTCAAAGTGTGTGATCAATGGCTGCGCATTCCGATGACCGGTAAGGTGAGTTCGTTGAACGTATCAGTGGCCGCGGGTGTCTTGATCTTTGAAGCGCTGCGG
- the rmuC gene encoding DNA recombination protein RmuC, translating to MEFVYLLVGLVVGVLLGWLLGKAGVQSVREEQRTAVQALESERSALAERARQLEQQLQEGRSRQEQDRQQQLELNGKLSEAVTLNRNLQEKLQSQKAELEALQDRFTKEFENLANRILEEKSQKFVEQNRNNLDVILNPLKEKIRDFEQKVDQAYKSEAAERNSLKGEIGKLVELNKQISDEAHNLARALKGDTKKQGNWGEFILEKILEHSGLERDREFKVQHSTSNEEGRRVQPDVVVFLPDNKHLIVDSKVSLVAYEAMVNAGSEEEREQYLREHVQSVKNHVRQLSEKKYQSAEGMNAPDFVLLFMPIEPSFSVAIQGDTELFAYAWDRKIVIVSPSTLLATLRTIASLWKQERQTRNALEIARVGGALYDKFKGFIDDLIDVGKKMDAAKAGYSDAMNKLSSGPGNIIKRIEDLRKLGAKSSKELPQALVERALESGDTDAAP from the coding sequence ATGGAATTCGTTTATCTTTTGGTGGGATTGGTAGTCGGTGTACTTCTCGGCTGGTTGCTGGGTAAAGCCGGGGTTCAATCGGTGCGGGAGGAACAGCGTACTGCGGTACAAGCCCTTGAAAGTGAACGGTCGGCCTTGGCTGAACGGGCACGTCAGCTGGAGCAGCAGTTGCAGGAAGGAAGGTCCAGGCAGGAGCAGGACCGACAGCAACAGCTCGAATTGAACGGAAAGCTGAGCGAAGCAGTGACCCTCAATCGCAACCTCCAGGAGAAGCTCCAATCCCAAAAGGCGGAACTCGAAGCGCTGCAGGATCGGTTTACCAAGGAGTTTGAGAATCTGGCGAACAGGATCCTGGAGGAGAAGAGCCAGAAGTTCGTTGAACAGAACCGCAACAACCTGGACGTGATCCTCAATCCGCTCAAAGAAAAGATCCGGGATTTCGAGCAAAAGGTCGATCAGGCATACAAGTCAGAAGCTGCTGAACGAAACAGTCTGAAAGGGGAGATCGGTAAACTGGTTGAACTTAACAAACAGATCAGCGACGAGGCGCACAACCTGGCTCGTGCACTGAAGGGTGATACCAAGAAGCAGGGTAACTGGGGCGAGTTCATCCTGGAGAAAATTCTGGAACACTCCGGATTGGAACGCGACCGCGAATTCAAAGTGCAACACAGCACGAGCAATGAGGAAGGTCGGCGGGTTCAACCCGATGTAGTCGTTTTTCTACCCGACAACAAGCACCTCATCGTCGACAGCAAAGTTTCCCTGGTTGCCTACGAAGCGATGGTGAATGCCGGCAGCGAGGAAGAGCGGGAACAGTATCTGCGAGAGCATGTGCAATCGGTCAAGAATCATGTACGGCAGCTTTCCGAGAAAAAGTACCAGTCGGCCGAAGGCATGAACGCCCCCGACTTTGTACTGCTGTTCATGCCGATCGAACCTTCCTTCAGCGTCGCCATTCAGGGTGATACCGAATTGTTCGCGTACGCCTGGGACCGTAAGATTGTCATCGTCAGTCCGAGTACCCTGCTGGCGACCCTGCGAACCATCGCTTCGCTTTGGAAGCAGGAGCGACAGACACGAAACGCCCTGGAGATCGCCCGCGTCGGCGGCGCCTTGTACGATAAGTTCAAAGGCTTCATCGATGACCTCATCGACGTTGGTAAGAAAATGGATGCCGCCAAGGCCGGCTACAGTGACGCGATGAACAAGCTATCGTCCGGCCCGGGCAACATCATCAAGCGAATTGAAGACTTGCGTAAACTTGGCGCGAAGTCCAGTAAGGAATTACCTCAGGCACTGGTAGAGCGTGCGCTCGAAAGCGGTGATACAGATGCTGCTCCCTGA